The Synechococcus sp. UW69 DNA segment CTCAAGGGCGACTGGCAGGCCGCGCAGACCAACGGCAGCTATCGCATCTCCACGCGAGGTATGGGACTCGATCAAGTGGGCTTCATCCACTGCTCCTGGCAGGAGCAGGTGAACGCCACCTTTGAACGTTTTTACGCGGATGCCGGCGACGTGCTGCTGCTGGAGATTGATGCCGCTGCCGTCGATGCTCCCCTGCGCGCCGATGCGATTCCCAGCGGCGAACTGTTCCCCCACCTCTACGGAGCTTTGCCGCTGGAGGCGGTGCGCTCGGTCGTCACCATGCCCGCATCAGCATGAGCACGGCACCATAAAAATGGCCAGATCCCGATCGATGCTTGAACACCTGGAAGCCGAGGCCCGCGAACGGGGCCTGCTGCTGCGATTGCAGGTTGGCCGTCCCCTAGGACTGTGGAGCCTGAGGTTGGTGGTGGCCCAGCAAGCCACGAGCGGCAGCCTGCTGCTGCTGGGGGAAATGAAGGGATGGGCCTATCCCGCCGCCACGGGCCTGCAACTCGACACGATGCGCGTGATGCCGATGGCACCTCCAGGCGTTGGTGATCTGATCTGGGCCGCCACCATGGCCTGGGCCCAGGAGGCCACGCCTTGTGCAAGAGCCCGTTTGCTGGCCATCCGCGACGACGAGCGGCAACACCGACGGCTGGTCCGCTACTTCCACCAACGCGGGTTCAGCACGATGCGCGAGGTGGAAGCAGCACTTTGGGATCTTCCCCTCCGAATGGTCTGGGGTGGCGCCGGTGCCCTGATGAGTGGAGAGATCTCCACCGTTCTTGAACGCAGTCTGCGGGGATGGCGTCAGTCAGCAGCGTGATAGCTGCTGCGCACTAAAGGGCCGCTGCGCACCTGGGCAAAGCCCAGTTCACGGGCTACCGCCGCAAGCTCATCAAACTCCTGCGGCGTCCAGTAGCGGGCCACCGGAATGTGCTCCAGCGAAGGACGCAGGTACTGCCCCAGGGTGAGCCGCTGGCAATCCACAGCGCGGAGATCGTTGAGGGTGGCGATCACCTCATCACGGGTCTCTCCCAAGCCGAGCATCAAGCCGCTCTTGGTGGGGATTTCAGGCGCCAGTTCACGGGCGGCCGCCAATAGCCCGAGCGACCGCACATAGGTAGCCCCCCGGCGCACCTCGCCCTGGAGACGCTGCACCGTCTCCAGGTTGTGGTTGAAGCACACCGGTTGGGCTGATAACACCGTGGCCAGCCGCTCACGCTGAGCCTTCACCGCCAGGGCCTGATCAGCCACGCCCCCCCAGAAATCGGGAGTGAGCACCTCAAGAGCGATGAGCGGATTTCGGGCCCGGATCGCCGCCATGGTGGTGGTGAACAGGCTGGCGCCGTGATCGATGAGATCGTCACGGGCGACTGCCGTGAGCACCACATAACGGAGCTGCATCGCTTCCACCGCATCAGCCACCCGTTCGGCTTCTGCAACATCCACCGGCATCGGTGCCTGCCCCTTGTCCACCTGGCAGAAAGCACAGCTGCGCGTGCAGATCGAACCGCCCAGCAAAAAGGTTGCCGTCCCTGCGGCATAGCACTCACCACGGTTGGGGCAGCGCCCTTCCTCACAGATGGTGTGCAGGCGGTT contains these protein-coding regions:
- the lipA gene encoding lipoyl synthase, producing MSKFSAIPPAERLPEWLRRPIGNASELERVQGLVKQNRLHTICEEGRCPNRGECYAAGTATFLLGGSICTRSCAFCQVDKGQAPMPVDVAEAERVADAVEAMQLRYVVLTAVARDDLIDHGASLFTTTMAAIRARNPLIALEVLTPDFWGGVADQALAVKAQRERLATVLSAQPVCFNHNLETVQRLQGEVRRGATYVRSLGLLAAARELAPEIPTKSGLMLGLGETRDEVIATLNDLRAVDCQRLTLGQYLRPSLEHIPVARYWTPQEFDELAAVARELGFAQVRSGPLVRSSYHAAD